The nucleotide sequence CTGCAAGGCAATTACCTCCCTTTCAACTCAGTCGCAATCGATACATGACGCGCACCGGACTGTTTCAGCGCATCCAAAACAGTCGCCATATCTTCATAAAAAGCTTTGCGGTCACCACGCAAAACGAATACCGTTTCCGAATCGGCCACCAAAGAGCTTCGAATTCGTTCAGCCAGATTTTCCACCGGCAGAGTATCCTTATCATAGACAATATCACCCTGCTCCGTGATGGTAATCGAAATCAAGTTCGGTTTTGTTTCTCTTTGCGCCGCCGCAGCCGCCGGCAAGTTCACCGGCAGCGTGTTAAGCTGCACCATATAAATGGTACTGACCATAAAAAAAACCAATACAAAGAGCATAATATCAATCATCGGGATAATCATGATTTTGGGCTGCTCAGCTATCCGATAATCACGCCGCATGGCCCTTATCTCCTTTTTTCCGCTTCAGCTCGGACAAAACAACAGCCGCTGCAAGATCCAAATCGCTGAGCAGCTTATCCAGTTGCTGGGAAAAATACGTATGTACCAACAGGGCGAAGATAGCCACACACAGACCGGTTGCCGTCGCAATCAAGGCTTCACCGATACCTCCCGTAATGGCCAGCGGCTGGCCTGCCTGCAAATTAAAAATACTGAACGAATCAATCATCCCGAATATCGTTCCCAAAAGGCCTAATAACGGCGCCATCGTTACCACCATGGATACGTAATTAAGCTTTGAGCGCAATTGCATGGCGGCTATCGTATAGGACGTATCCAAAGCAAGCTCAGCATCCTTCCCCTCACAAGCAGCGCTTACTCCAGCCTCGGCTAAAAAACCGGCCGCATGTCTTTCCTGTTGGAAAAGCTCCCGCAGTTTTTCTAACGAATGTTCCCGCAAAATACCGGGCAGCAATGTCAAAAAAGGCTGCAGCCCCGCCCGCGCCCGCCGGTAAAACAGAAACCGGTCAATGGCAATCGCCGCAACGCTCAATGAGCAGAGCAGCAGCAGATACATAACGGGACCGCCCTTTTGGAAAAGTTCTATACTGTTCAACCCTGAAACACCTTCCTTTTTAGTACAACTGTTTGCTGTTTCATGTCCTGCGGCAGCACATGAATGTAATCTTCCAGCCCCTCCGTAACAAAGACCTGCAAGGTATTTGTCACCAAAATAGCTTCGACTTCCGGGAGCTGCCCCAGAAACCGTCTGCTTGCCGCTAAGCCGCCGGCCATGCAGGCCGTTCCGTTAATCGGAAGCAACTGTTCCTTCCTCTTGTAAATCAGCGTGACGCTGATCAATTCACCGGTTCCGACATCAGCACGGGGATCAAAAATATGGGAATGGAAAAAGTCCTGGTTTTGGAGATAGCGACGATAATCCCCGGATGTTTCCACCGTATCCCAATTCTGCAATGAGACGCTGGCCAGCAGTGCATTCTGCTGCCGGGGATGCTGGATGCCAATCCGCCAGGCTTCCTGGTCAGACTTTGCGCCAATGGTGCAAATGTCGCCGCCGGCATCAATAATACCGGCCAAGAATCCCTGGGCCGATGCCGCTTTGGCGGCCTCATGCACGGCAAATTCCTTGGCAATCCCGCCCAGATCAAGCTTCATGCCCGACTGCGGCAAAAAAACACCTTCCCCGTTGATATCCAGCAACCGGTAATCAACAAGCGCCGCCACCTTTTTACGTTCGCTTACCGCCGGAAGCTTACTTTCCGGTCCGCCAATCGCCCAAAGCTCGGTTACGGCTCCGATCGTCGCATCAAAGGCACCGTCGGTAAAATTCGCAACATTCTGGGCCGCCAGTAAAATTTCCAAAACTTCTGCGGCTACAGGGACCCGTGCCTTGCCGGCCATTTGATTGATTTGCGAAAGCTGGCTCGTTTGTTCAAAACGGCTGCATAATCGCTCTATCCTTTGAAACGTATTCCACGCCGCCGCGAAAGCCTCCGGGCAGTTTCCGGCATAACTGGTCATGCGGAGAAACGTATTCATGCCTACTTTTGACTCCGTATAGCAGTTCCCTGATTCAGCCTTCATTTGTAACCTCATTTACACATTTCTGATAATGAATATCAGTTTCAAAAGCACAAGTATAATATAGCACTTATTTTTACTTTGTCAAGAAAAAGATGGAATTTCTCCTGCTGCGTAATTGCTCCTAAAATAGCCTTTTCTCCCTATTTTCTGCGGTCCCGGACAGGCAAAAAAATATAGACAAAAAAATATAGACAAAAAAATATTTGGAGTTCTCCGTCAGTCAAACAGAGAACCCCAAATATCTCAAAATACGCTATGATTATTAGGACGTGTCTTCAAATTATCCGAAACGATTCCTAGCGGTGCTTTTTGTGTCATACTTCTTTAAATTTTTTTGAAATAGGGGCCGCTATTCCTGAAAAATTTCGCGTGCCCTTTAGGGTATAACTCGTCTGACGCAAAAATCCCTCGCCATGAATCATTCCGTTATTTTGAAGGCACACCCTAGTGCGGCGAATTTTTCATCACCGGCAAAGCAAACCGGAAGCTATGGCTTTAGCCAGCAAAATTCACCTGGCAATAGTGTGAATGACCATGGCATCACGTAGTTTCGGTTCAAACCAGGTGGACTTAGGCGGCATAATCTGACCGGCATCGGCGATTGCCATCAGTTCAGTAATGGAAGTAGGGAACATGGAAAATGCTACGGCAAATTTTCCGCTGTCCACCAGCCTTTCCAATTCGGCCATCCCCCGTATGCCACCGACAAAATGAATCCGTTTATCGGTACGGGGATCTTCAATACCCAGCAGCGGCTGCAATACCCGGGCTTGCAAAATACTGACATCCAGACTCTCCACCGGATTATCGACCGGAATAATCGCCGCTTTGGCCGTAAGAGCGTACCACTTCCCGGTGTTGAGATACATGCCAAAGGTATGGGCAGCCTGCGGCTTGCAGGCACCATCTGCATATTCGGCAACATCAAATTTTTCCTTAATCGCCTGCAAAAAAGCCTCCGGTGTGAAACCGTTCAAATCGGCGACCACCCGGTTATAATCCATAATATACATCATATCATGGGGAAAAATCACGGCTAGAAAGCGCTCCGCTTCCGTTCCGTCCGCTGCCCCGTTTCTCTCACGCCAGGTCTTAGCGACTCTGGCGGCGGCAGCCGAACGATGATGTCCGTCAGCAATATACATGACCGGAACCTTTTGAAAAGCCGCCTCCAGATCGGCAATGGCTTTTTCGTCAGAAACAACATACAAGGTATGTCCAATGCCGTCTTCCGTAATAAAATCATATACCGGTGTACGCATGTGCGACGCGATCAAAGTGTTGATTGCCGGATCAGCCTGATAGGTAAGAAAAACGGCGCCGGTTTGGGCTTCGGTGACCGTAATATGATTTACACGGTCCAGTTCTTTGTCATGTCTGGTCAGTTCATGTTTCTTGATTATATTTTGCTGATACTCGGCCACCGATGCCCCGGCCACCAGACCAATCTGCACATGATCGCCCATTTTTTGCTTATATATATAGAAGCAAGGTGTAGCATCCTGCCGCAAAATTCCCTCGGCAATGAAGCGCCGCAAATTCTCGGCAGCCTTTTCATATACCTGCGGCCCATGAATATCAACAGTGCGGTCCAAATCCACCTCGGATTTGGTAACCCGAAGAAAACTGTATGGATTTTGTTCGGTTATTTTTCTGGCTTCCTCCGAGTCCATAACATCATAAGGCAGGGATACCACTTTCTCCGCCAATTCCGGCGCAGGTCTTACTCCGCAAAACGGTTTGATTACAGCCATCTTTTTTCCTCCTACTAAATTAACCGGCGTTGAAATTAACTAATTTCGCCCCGAATATTCCGTCCACTGCCTTGATCTTGGCCAATACATCGACGGGGATATCGGAATCGACCCCTAAGGCCATAATATTGGTCCCTTCCGTCGTCGTCTTCCCTACCTGCATGCTGGCAATATTAATGCCCTCCTGACCTAAGAGGGTGCCCACCTTACCGATAATGCCCGGCCGGTTAATATGAGGACTCAGCATGAGCCAGCCGTTGGGATCGACATCCACGCGATGGCCGTCGATGGAAACAATCCGGCCCTCCTGGCCAAACAGCGTGCCGCCAACCGTATGATAGCCCTTGTCACTGTTAATTCTTACCGTAATTAAATCGGCAAAATCAGCCGTCTGTTTTATTTTCACTTCCCTGACGGCAATGCCCCGGGTTTTGGCGATACCGGGTGTATTGACATAGTTCACCGTTTCCTGCAGGATGGGATTGAGCACGCCTTTGACTACTGCCGTGGTCAGCATTTTCGTGTCCACTTCGGTAATTTCACCATTGTATTCCACCTGGATGGAGTTGATACGGCCATCGGCGATAGCCACTGCCAGGCAGCCCATTTTTTCCCCTAAAGTAAAGAATGGCTTAATCCGTTCCAGCACATCGGCAGGAATGGGTGCCATGTTGACGGCGGTGGCCACCGGCTCGCCCTTTAAGGCGGCGATAATACCATGAGCCACATCGACAGCCACGCCTACCTGCGCTTCCGCCGTGGATGCTCCCAGATGCGGCGTAACGACCACTTTATCCAGTTTTAACAGTGGATTCTCCGGATCAACCGGTTCTTTTTCAAACACGTCAATGGCAGCGCCGGCCACCTTGCCCGCTTCAATAGCCGCAGCCAAATCAGCTTCGTTAATCACGCCGCCGCGGGCACAGTTGACCAGACGAACGCCGTTTTTCATTTTGTCAAACGCCGTTTTATTAATCAGATTTTTCGTCTCCGAGGTAAGCGGTAAATGCAGGGTAATAAAGTCAGCATTGGCAAATACCTCATCAAGCTCGCCCAGCTCAATGCCCAGCGCTTTGGCCCGTTCCGCACTGATAAACGGATCATAAGCCAAAATTTTCATTTCCATGGCAATCGCCCGTTTGGCAACACCTGTACCGATACGGCCAAGACCAATAACCCCCAGCGTTTTACCGCGTACTTCCACACCGGTAAACTTGCCACGCTGCCACTCGCCCCGTTTCATCGAAGCATAGGCTTGCGGGATATTTCTCGTCAGCGCCATCATCATAGCAATGGTATGCTCCGTAGCGGCAATGGTATTACCCTCCGGAGCATTCATAACAATAATACCCTTTTTAGTGGCTGCCTCTACGTCGATATTGTCTACCCCGACACCGGCCCGGCCGATGGCTTTCAGTTTAACAGCCGCTTCGATGACCGCCTTGGTCACCTTGGTTTCGCTTCTTACCACCAGAGCGTCGTATTCGGGAATGATCGCAATCAGTTCCTCCGGCGAAAGTTTGGTCTTTACATCAACTTGAAATTCCTTTTGCAAAATTTCAATGCCTTGTGCGGAAACAGGATCACTTACTAAAATCTTCATTGTCTACCTCCAAATTTAAAATTAGACCAAAGGGACATACTGTAACTAAGTATCAGCGAACAACTTGCTTAATGCCCCTTTTCGCAAGGACAGAACAGAAGCTCCGTCCCTGGGTTTATGACCGGATTTCAAACCTTCCGGTCACGCAAAAAAGTCCCGCCCCAAAAAATTTGGGGCGAGACTGAAATCCCGCGGTACCACCCAGCTTGCCGCATACGCAGCCTACTTTGACCGCTGTATCGGGCGGACCCGTCATAATTCATCACCAGCCACTCCGGAGCGGAATCATCTGCCCAGTACACCGGTTTGCACCCTCCACCGGCTCTCTGCCGTACTGCGGCTTATGACTTCTCTTTCATTGTGTTCAACAGGCAAAGCAGCAATAAAACCGCTAGCCCTGCATTTCAGTTGTTAGACTGATTATATTTTATCCACTTCGTAAAGTCAAGTGTGTTTTCAAAAAAAACATTTATCTACATATTTTTGCTGAAATCTCATATTTACTCTTGGCAAATTACTGTAAATAGTGATATGATTTATTATCATAATTCACACTGGCGAAAAATCACATATTTTTCTTGAGAATAACATAAATCATGTCGCACTTTGCGAAATCTGGGAGGTATTCTTTTGTCTAACCGAATCATCAATTTTAATGCCGGCCCTGCTGTACTGCCGCTCGACGTATTACAGGCAGCCCAAGAGGAGCTCTTAAATTTTAACAATACCGGAATGTCCATCTTGGAAATCAGCCATCGTTCCAAACCGTATGAAGAAGTAAATCATGAAGCAGAAGCTAACATGAAAGAATTGCTGGGGTTGGGCGACGAATATCGTGTACTCTTTCTGCAAGGCGGCGCCAGCACACAGTTTGCCATGATTCCGCTTAATTTTCTGACGCCCGGCCAGACCGCCGACTATATCCTGACCGGTGTCTGGTCGGAGAAAGCACTCAAAGAAGCCAAGCTG is from Propionispora vibrioides and encodes:
- a CDS encoding ExbD/TolR family protein, with protein sequence MRRDYRIAEQPKIMIIPMIDIMLFVLVFFMVSTIYMVQLNTLPVNLPAAAAAQRETKPNLISITITEQGDIVYDKDTLPVENLAERIRSSLVADSETVFVLRGDRKAFYEDMATVLDALKQSGARHVSIATELKGR
- a CDS encoding MotA/TolQ/ExbB proton channel family protein, producing the protein MYLLLLCSLSVAAIAIDRFLFYRRARAGLQPFLTLLPGILREHSLEKLRELFQQERHAAGFLAEAGVSAACEGKDAELALDTSYTIAAMQLRSKLNYVSMVVTMAPLLGLLGTIFGMIDSFSIFNLQAGQPLAITGGIGEALIATATGLCVAIFALLVHTYFSQQLDKLLSDLDLAAAVVLSELKRKKGDKGHAA
- a CDS encoding FAD:protein FMN transferase, producing the protein MKAESGNCYTESKVGMNTFLRMTSYAGNCPEAFAAAWNTFQRIERLCSRFEQTSQLSQINQMAGKARVPVAAEVLEILLAAQNVANFTDGAFDATIGAVTELWAIGGPESKLPAVSERKKVAALVDYRLLDINGEGVFLPQSGMKLDLGGIAKEFAVHEAAKAASAQGFLAGIIDAGGDICTIGAKSDQEAWRIGIQHPRQQNALLASVSLQNWDTVETSGDYRRYLQNQDFFHSHIFDPRADVGTGELISVTLIYKRKEQLLPINGTACMAGGLAASRRFLGQLPEVEAILVTNTLQVFVTEGLEDYIHVLPQDMKQQTVVLKRKVFQG
- a CDS encoding DUF1015 domain-containing protein, which encodes MAVIKPFCGVRPAPELAEKVVSLPYDVMDSEEARKITEQNPYSFLRVTKSEVDLDRTVDIHGPQVYEKAAENLRRFIAEGILRQDATPCFYIYKQKMGDHVQIGLVAGASVAEYQQNIIKKHELTRHDKELDRVNHITVTEAQTGAVFLTYQADPAINTLIASHMRTPVYDFITEDGIGHTLYVVSDEKAIADLEAAFQKVPVMYIADGHHRSAAAARVAKTWRERNGAADGTEAERFLAVIFPHDMMYIMDYNRVVADLNGFTPEAFLQAIKEKFDVAEYADGACKPQAAHTFGMYLNTGKWYALTAKAAIIPVDNPVESLDVSILQARVLQPLLGIEDPRTDKRIHFVGGIRGMAELERLVDSGKFAVAFSMFPTSITELMAIADAGQIMPPKSTWFEPKLRDAMVIHTIAR
- the serA gene encoding phosphoglycerate dehydrogenase, translated to MKILVSDPVSAQGIEILQKEFQVDVKTKLSPEELIAIIPEYDALVVRSETKVTKAVIEAAVKLKAIGRAGVGVDNIDVEAATKKGIIVMNAPEGNTIAATEHTIAMMMALTRNIPQAYASMKRGEWQRGKFTGVEVRGKTLGVIGLGRIGTGVAKRAIAMEMKILAYDPFISAERAKALGIELGELDEVFANADFITLHLPLTSETKNLINKTAFDKMKNGVRLVNCARGGVINEADLAAAIEAGKVAGAAIDVFEKEPVDPENPLLKLDKVVVTPHLGASTAEAQVGVAVDVAHGIIAALKGEPVATAVNMAPIPADVLERIKPFFTLGEKMGCLAVAIADGRINSIQVEYNGEITEVDTKMLTTAVVKGVLNPILQETVNYVNTPGIAKTRGIAVREVKIKQTADFADLITVRINSDKGYHTVGGTLFGQEGRIVSIDGHRVDVDPNGWLMLSPHINRPGIIGKVGTLLGQEGINIASMQVGKTTTEGTNIMALGVDSDIPVDVLAKIKAVDGIFGAKLVNFNAG